The window ACCCTTTCGATCAGGACGTCACCCTGTCCAGCCTGCTCTTATGCTCCCgttcccgtcgtcgctctcTGCACCGGCGGACCCGTCCGATCAGGACGCCACCCTGTCCACCCAGCTCCTTTCGAGCTTCTTGACCTCGGCCTTGAAGCTCTCCACCTCCTGCCAGCAGTCGAGCGGCCGACGGTCGTTTTCCCGGAGGCAGCGAACGACGGCACCGCgggcgtcctcgacggcgtcgggcagGGCGCGGACCGTCTTGCGTTCCTCGAGCTTCCgccgcagctcgtcgacctccCTGCCGACGCTCGCGCGGCTCGGCCCATCCTGCcgggcttcggcggcggcgcgggaggCAATCTTGTCgtgggcgacgccgagggcctcgGACTCGCGCCTCTGCAGCTTCTcaagctcctcggcgacgcgggcCTGGACGTggcgctcgacgagccgggCGCGGGAGGCGTCGGTCTGCGGAGAAGGGGTCAgcgacggcacggccgagggaCGGAGGGGAGGCTGCGAgccggcgggcgacggcacctCGGGGCTCGACTGCAGCGAttcgagcacgtcgagggAGAGGCTCGGAGGGCTCGCGCTGGAGGTGAGCGGGCACGTCAGCACGCGGCGCTCCACGGGGCGGGGGCCAGGGGACGGGCGCTCACGACTTCCACTCGTAGGCGGCCCGGGCGTCCTGCTTTGACGTGTTGGCGCCCATGATGTCGGGCGCGATGGCGGTAGGGGCTGAGGGTGAGACGGACGACTCGACTTTTTGCATCTGAGGGCGTCACCAGGCAGCTCGGTGCCAGGCAGTCGGTGCCTGAGGCGCACACAGGCTGGTGGTATGGTGGGGGCGTCGTAGATTTGGTGCTGCTTGGGCGGCGTCACGTGCCGGTTTTGAAGGCAATTTGATACgttcagtacggagtaagtacggagtacatgtatgtaagtactgcaagtacttgctcccggagtaagtacggagtccggagcaagtacttgcatgtacggagtactccgtacttacttacagttaagtacacttgcagtactccgtattaatactagaacatgcacttgtgcaagtacacatgCCGAGCAACAAGCCTCAGTGCGGCTGGGCTGCCGGCGGTGGCGCACCTTAAGCGGGTCGGGTGGCCGTGCTGTACGCTGACAAAGGTTGTGCTGACAGGAGGTACCCCGTACTGCGTACTGTGGTGTAGCAGATGTTCCATCAGCTACAATCAACttggaagtaagtacttaccatGTACTCTGGATAGAGCATGATGGAATGGTGCAATTACAATGTACTCTGGACAAGGGATCATAGCAAtgagtacaacgtacttggACAGAGCATCATGGCAGTGGGCTTAATGTACATGGTCAGAGCATCATGGCAATGAGTTCAGTACTCGCAGAGCATCATCATGGCCATGAGTACAATGTACACGGACAGAGCATCATGGCAATGGGTACAATATACACTGGACAAGATCAtgacagtacatgtactgtacgatgCACCGTGCACCGGACAAAGCATCATgccggtattaattaatacagGTACAATGTACACTGGACAGAGCACCATgacagtattaatacaagTGCAATGTACACTGGACAGAGCATCATGACAATACAACGTATACTGGACGGAGCATCATGACAGTGCAAGCACAACGTACACTGGACGGTGCATCATGGCAAttcaagtaattacaacgCCCTCCGTACCCGGACAGAGCATCATGACAATGATGCAATGATCCTCAGGACAGAGCATTATGGCAACGAGTACAACGCACACGGACAGAGCGTCACGGCCCAAGTACAATGCACACGGACAGAGGATCATgacagcacaagtacaatgtACAGAGCATGCATCATGAcaatacaagtaataattacaacGTACACGCACAGCGCACCGTGGCAATGCACGAGTACAATGCTCCTGGACAGAGCATCATGGCAACGAGTACAATTGTACCTCTGGACACGGAGCATCACTATGGCGAtgcgtactctgtacaatgCACTCCCGACAGCAGAGCGTCACGACAGTGTACCAAGTGCTCTGGACAGCGCATCATGACAGTGCACTTAAGTAGTACTGACAGTATCACGGGATGTACCCAGTGCTCTGGACAGAGCATCATGACAACCTGAATGCACCTAGTACTGACAGTGCATCACGACAATGTACCCAGCACTCTGGACAGAGCATCATGACAGTGCACCTAGTGCTGACAGTGCATCACGACagcgtacctagtactctggACGGAGCATCATGACGGTGCACCTAGTCCTGACGGAGCATCAGGACAGTGCACCTGCGTCGTGCAGGCAATTGCCTGGTACTTGTAGTCTCCCtctacagtgcatgtacaagtaagtactctgcCATGCTGGCATCCATCAGTACGCAGTACCAGGACGAGGTGCTACCTGCGTCGTGCAAGCAATTGCCTGGTACTTGTAACCTCCCTCTAtatgtgcaagtaccaagtactctGTCATGCTGGCATCTATCCGTCTAGTATGTGGTATTACTAGGACGAGGTGCTACCTGCGTcgtgtactaggtactaaagcAATTGCCCGTTACTTGGGCCGGACGCTCGTCCATCCACCTCTGCAGGTCAAGTACTCTGCCATGCTGGCGTCCATCCGTACGCGGTAACGGGACGAGGTGCTGCCTGCatcatgcaagtacgcacatgtacagtaccaagGTAAGTATGCGTACCTAGGCGGTAATACTTGGGCACGGATGCAcccatacaagtacagcaccgTCACATACAGCCCGTCAAATACAGCACCGTCAAATGCAGCACCATCAATTACACCACCCGTCAAGTACAGCACCATCAATTACACCACCCTGTCAAGTACAGCACCATCAATTACACCACCCGTCAACTACAGCACACGCACTCCCTACTCCttactagtacggagcacaccttGCGATGACTGCATTCGCACCAAGGCCCTGCACGGATGCGagtcgccccccccccctacccTCTGTATTTCGCACCCATGGGACGAGGTGCCACCTGCGTCGTGCAGGCGAGCACTCGCACTCTGATTGGCGCGTTGGCTGCGTATTCATCCAAGGTACGGATGCGAGTCatctcgctctcgccgtccTGTTGGCCGAGGCGCCATGCGTGTGCGTGTACCTGCGTCGtggttacggagtacttgcacgcaccTGTAGGGGTCGTCCACCTGTTGCGGCGCCGTTGGCCGGCAGGTTGCGCCGCTATTGGTGTTGATGCTGCATCCATGGTGCCCTGCAGGTGCGTCGCCTGCGCCACACCTGCGGCACAGGCAACCAAcccacggccgaggccgaggccgagggcggccgcTCGGTTGATTTGCAAGACTCTTCACCCCATGCACGTCCGCGATGCGGCCCGTGATTCGCGCAAACCCGCCATCACGTCAACGCCATCAGGGGTCGGCAGCCTGACGGCGTGCTGTCGGCCCCTGCGGCTGCGCGTCATTCACCCGCAACCACATCGGCGCTCGTGCAGGCGCGGGCGAGCTTCGCACGCACACCATGTCGAGcgtggacgtggacgaaTGCGTGCTGG of the Drechmeria coniospora strain ARSEF 6962 chromosome 01, whole genome shotgun sequence genome contains:
- a CDS encoding DUF1690 domain-containing protein; the protein is MGANTSKQDARAAYEWKSASPPSLSLDVLESLQSSPEVPSPAGSQPPLRPSAVPSLTPSPQTDASRARLVERHVQARVAEELEKLQRRESEALGVAHDKIASRAAAEARQDGPSRASVGREVDELRRKLEERKTVRALPDAVEDARGAVVRCLRENDRRPLDCWQEVESFKAEVKKLERSWVDRVAS